From Gemmatimonadota bacterium, the proteins below share one genomic window:
- a CDS encoding outer membrane beta-barrel protein, translating to MEPSPPGTAGYVGGQLIYNLTATQAIGVRYGAAAYEITSSLGSTETYMGDIFATYRYSWRAGKPTRIYIEAGLGASDPIPLYDTGTKFAFTAALGVKRFIGERFSLGLESRGVSFTQKESLLSTQNVTAAINEFSLVLGYLF from the coding sequence ATGGAACCGTCGCCCCCGGGTACCGCAGGGTATGTGGGAGGCCAACTCATCTACAACCTGACTGCAACCCAGGCCATTGGCGTGCGCTATGGCGCCGCAGCTTATGAAATCACCAGCAGCCTGGGCAGTACAGAAACCTATATGGGCGATATATTCGCGACCTACCGATACAGTTGGCGAGCGGGAAAACCCACGCGCATCTATATCGAAGCCGGATTGGGCGCGAGCGACCCCATCCCACTTTACGACACAGGCACCAAATTTGCATTTACCGCAGCACTGGGTGTAAAACGATTTATAGGCGAGCGATTCTCCCTGGGACTGGAATCCAGAGGCGTGAGTTTTACACAAAAAGAGAGCTTGCTGAGCACACAAAATGTGACCGCAGCCATCAATGAATTCTCACTTGTATTGGGATATTTGTTTTAG
- a CDS encoding transcriptional regulator, protein MSDTRQIVRQLDILRELAARTYGATLQELADEWGVSTRTIQRDLNTLSEVSFIIEEKVRDRKKYFTVKNNLPALNFPIDEIIALIFIEGIVSPLEDTPYKESFQKTLNRIRTTLPEPIQAFLEKAGAAYYPHHRGQKEQISREIFETAYRAIKERKVCNITYRAITTEQTKTYPITPFRLLYYHNGYYLLCRNPDYDDLLTLAVERIQALKITPQTFEPPDDLDIENRIQQAFGITLEDPIDIKVRFSKWQAPYIKQRTWHPSEKIEELDTGEIILSFQAGGFYEIKSWILSHGADAEVLEPASLRKEIIEELEKNLTLY, encoded by the coding sequence ATGTCAGACACCAGACAAATCGTCCGTCAACTGGACATCCTTCGAGAACTCGCCGCCCGGACTTATGGCGCAACACTCCAGGAACTCGCCGACGAATGGGGCGTCTCAACGCGCACCATACAAAGGGATCTCAATACGCTATCCGAAGTGAGCTTCATCATCGAAGAAAAGGTGCGAGACCGTAAAAAATACTTTACGGTCAAAAACAACCTGCCAGCCCTGAACTTCCCCATCGACGAAATTATCGCCTTGATCTTCATCGAAGGAATCGTCAGTCCGCTTGAGGACACGCCATACAAAGAATCGTTTCAGAAAACCCTGAACAGAATCAGAACAACGCTCCCAGAGCCGATACAAGCATTTTTAGAAAAGGCGGGCGCGGCTTATTACCCCCATCACCGCGGGCAAAAAGAGCAAATCTCTCGCGAAATATTCGAAACCGCTTATCGCGCAATCAAAGAACGCAAAGTGTGCAACATCACCTATCGTGCCATCACAACCGAACAAACCAAAACCTATCCCATTACACCCTTTAGATTATTGTATTATCACAACGGATATTATCTACTCTGCCGCAATCCAGATTACGACGACTTACTCACACTTGCGGTAGAACGCATTCAGGCCCTCAAAATCACACCTCAAACCTTTGAGCCACCCGATGATCTGGACATTGAAAACCGCATCCAGCAGGCATTTGGCATCACGCTCGAAGATCCCATAGACATCAAAGTCCGCTTCTCCAAATGGCAAGCCCCCTACATCAAACAGCGGACCTGGCACCCCTCAGAAAAAATTGAAGAACTGGACACTGGCGAGATAATACTCTCCTTTCAAGCCGGCGGTTTTTACGAAATAAAATCTTGGATACTCAGCCATGGCGCAGATGCAGAAGTCCTTGAACCGGCGTCCCTGCGCAAAGAAATAATTGAGGAACTCGAAAAAAATCTGACTTTATACTAA
- the floA gene encoding flotillin-like protein FloA (flotillin-like protein involved in membrane lipid rafts): MDAIILLLFVVGGILLLSLFFYFIPVGLWISALAARVRIGIIELVGMRLRRVPPRIILGSQINATKAGLDIPTAFLEAHFLAGGHVENVVNALIAADKAGIGLTGERAAAIDLAGRDVLEAVQVSVNPKVISTPMVTAVAKDGIQVKATSRVTVRANIERLVGGAGEETIMARVGEGIVTTIGSSETHKDVLENPDMISKTVLDKGLDSGTAYEILSIDIADVDVGDNIGAKLQTDQAEADKNIAQARAEERRAMAVALEQEMAARVEEMRARVVEAEAEVPLAMSDAFRSGNMGIMDYYRMRNIEADTQMREGIAGETEEDEDNNQ; the protein is encoded by the coding sequence ATGGACGCTATTATCCTCCTCCTCTTTGTTGTAGGTGGCATTCTGCTACTCTCCCTCTTTTTCTACTTCATTCCCGTCGGACTCTGGATCTCCGCCCTTGCCGCGCGCGTGCGCATCGGCATTATTGAACTCGTCGGCATGCGCTTGCGTCGCGTACCCCCGCGCATCATCCTCGGCTCGCAAATCAACGCAACCAAAGCGGGTCTCGACATACCCACCGCATTTCTCGAAGCCCACTTCCTCGCCGGGGGTCATGTCGAAAATGTCGTCAACGCCCTCATCGCCGCAGACAAAGCTGGCATTGGTCTGACCGGCGAACGCGCCGCCGCCATCGACCTTGCTGGGCGCGACGTCCTCGAAGCCGTACAGGTCAGCGTCAACCCCAAAGTCATCTCCACCCCCATGGTCACCGCCGTTGCCAAAGACGGCATACAGGTCAAAGCCACCTCTCGCGTCACGGTTCGCGCCAACATAGAACGCCTGGTCGGTGGCGCAGGTGAAGAAACCATCATGGCCCGCGTAGGCGAAGGCATCGTCACCACCATCGGCTCCTCGGAAACCCACAAAGACGTACTCGAAAATCCCGACATGATCTCCAAAACCGTACTCGACAAGGGCCTCGACTCGGGCACCGCCTACGAAATCCTCTCCATCGACATCGCCGACGTGGATGTGGGCGACAACATCGGTGCAAAACTCCAGACAGACCAGGCCGAAGCCGACAAAAACATCGCACAGGCGCGCGCCGAAGAACGCAGAGCAATGGCCGTTGCACTAGAACAAGAAATGGCAGCACGCGTTGAAGAAATGCGCGCCCGCGTCGTCGAAGCCGAAGCCGAAGTACCCCTCGCAATGTCCGACGCATTTCGCAGTGGCAACATGGGCATTATGGACTACTACCGCATGCGCAACATCGAAGCCGACACGCAAATGCGCGAAGGCATCGCTGGTGAAACCGAAGAAGACGAAGACAACAACCAATAA
- a CDS encoding nodulation protein NfeD has translation MKPVLTLLVLLLGLGLPTRAEEVHVAKINGTIEGGVAAFVTRVMNDAEDAGVKAVIFEIDTPGGALDAALTIRDAILYSETKTIAFINPRAISAGALIALSTDHIIMVEGGTIGAATAVDMQGNKASEKIISYFRNEMKATAEKTGRSSKLAEAMVDEDVDVEGLAPKGKLLTLTTEEAIENDIADHKISEKNESEKLIAVLKYYDLVQASVIHQSTNWAEQVVRYLTNPYLASLLMTLGFLGLIFEIQSPGWGIGGTIGLICLGLFFGSHLLVNLADWSEILIFFLGIALILLDLFFVMGFGLLAIPGAILVLTSLFLSLMGRYDLWTWDDINAALTPLLLSVILTGVLAILILRSLPKSRMWSRLVLDIEEKSSEGYVAAPYSDLLGTSGIAFTDLRPGGTGVFDGRRISVSTEGEYLTKDTPVTIIEIEGSRVIVRKTEDT, from the coding sequence ATGAAACCCGTACTCACACTCCTCGTACTCCTTCTGGGACTCGGTTTGCCCACCCGGGCAGAAGAAGTACACGTCGCCAAAATCAACGGCACCATTGAAGGCGGTGTTGCAGCTTTTGTCACGCGCGTCATGAACGACGCAGAAGACGCGGGCGTCAAAGCCGTCATCTTTGAAATCGACACCCCTGGCGGTGCCCTCGACGCCGCACTCACCATCCGGGACGCCATCCTCTACAGCGAGACCAAAACCATCGCCTTCATCAACCCCCGCGCAATATCTGCAGGCGCCCTCATCGCGCTATCTACCGACCACATCATCATGGTCGAAGGCGGCACCATTGGCGCAGCCACAGCCGTTGATATGCAGGGCAACAAAGCCAGTGAAAAAATCATCTCGTACTTCCGCAACGAAATGAAAGCCACAGCAGAAAAAACCGGCCGCTCCTCCAAACTGGCCGAAGCCATGGTCGATGAAGACGTCGATGTCGAGGGCCTGGCACCCAAAGGCAAGCTACTCACCCTCACCACTGAAGAAGCTATTGAAAACGACATCGCCGACCACAAAATCTCCGAAAAAAACGAATCGGAAAAACTCATCGCCGTACTCAAATACTACGACCTCGTGCAGGCCAGCGTCATCCACCAATCGACCAACTGGGCCGAACAAGTCGTGCGCTATCTCACCAATCCCTACCTGGCCTCGCTGCTCATGACCCTGGGATTTCTGGGCCTGATCTTCGAAATCCAGAGCCCGGGCTGGGGCATCGGCGGCACCATCGGCTTAATCTGCCTGGGCCTGTTTTTCGGCAGCCACCTGCTCGTCAACCTCGCCGACTGGTCTGAAATCCTCATCTTCTTTCTCGGCATCGCGCTCATCCTCCTCGACCTGTTTTTTGTCATGGGCTTTGGCCTGCTCGCCATTCCCGGCGCAATCCTGGTCTTAACCAGCCTGTTTTTAAGCCTCATGGGTCGCTATGACCTCTGGACCTGGGACGACATCAACGCCGCGCTCACCCCCTTGCTCCTCTCTGTGATCCTCACCGGTGTCCTCGCCATACTCATCCTGCGTTCCCTCCCAAAATCCAGAATGTGGAGCCGCCTCGTACTCGACATAGAAGAAAAATCCTCCGAAGGATATGTTGCGGCACCCTACAGCGACCTTTTAGGCACATCGGGTATCGCATTTACAGACCTGCGCCCCGGCGGCACCGGCGTATTTGACGGTCGCCGCATCAGCGTATCGACCGAAGGAGAATACTTAACCAAAGACACACCCGTCACAATCATCGAAATCGAAGGCAGTCGCGTCATTGTGCGAAAAACAGAAGACACATAA